A region of Sulfitobacter faviae DNA encodes the following proteins:
- a CDS encoding 3-oxoacid CoA-transferase subunit A, translating into MDKTFPTVADAVADILDGATVMIGGFGGSGAPIELIHALIDRFRATGSPAAITVINNNAGNGYCGIAAMIKAGMVRKMICSFPRSSNAEAFNEKYLAGEIELDLVPQGTLAERIRAAGAGIPAFYTPTSFGTELAEGKPIEEFDGKMYVRERWLKADYALIKGQDGDHTGNLTYRMAGRNFNPLMAMAAAKTIAQVSVLGAPGSIDPQEVITPGIFVDAIVEVTEPQQEEVLVRTGAIY; encoded by the coding sequence ATGGACAAAACATTTCCTACTGTGGCTGACGCCGTGGCCGACATCCTGGATGGGGCGACGGTGATGATTGGGGGGTTTGGCGGCTCTGGCGCGCCGATCGAACTGATCCACGCTCTTATCGACCGCTTCCGCGCCACCGGCAGCCCCGCAGCGATCACCGTCATCAACAACAACGCGGGCAACGGCTATTGCGGGATCGCGGCGATGATCAAAGCGGGCATGGTTCGCAAGATGATCTGCTCGTTCCCGCGCAGTTCCAACGCCGAAGCCTTCAATGAAAAGTACCTCGCGGGCGAGATCGAGTTGGACCTGGTCCCGCAGGGCACATTGGCCGAGCGCATCCGCGCCGCCGGTGCCGGCATCCCCGCCTTCTACACGCCGACCTCTTTCGGCACGGAACTTGCCGAAGGCAAACCGATCGAAGAATTCGACGGCAAGATGTATGTCCGCGAAAGATGGCTGAAGGCAGATTACGCGCTAATCAAGGGTCAGGACGGTGACCATACCGGCAACCTGACCTACCGCATGGCGGGCCGCAACTTTAACCCGCTGATGGCCATGGCGGCGGCAAAAACCATCGCGCAGGTTAGCGTGCTGGGCGCGCCCGGCAGCATAGACCCACAAGAGGTCATCACCCCGGGGATCTTCGTCGACGCAATCGTGGAAGTGACAGAACCTCAACAAGAAGAAGTGCTTGTGCGCACGGGAGCGATTTACTGA
- a CDS encoding substrate binding domain-containing protein yields MSPLLDGIDDLLEEVSQGSENLSGPLRITAPVTFGEIYVAGMLARFGAKYPDVTIDLRLSDAYADLAADGIDLALRIGHFDLSSMKVRRLTSFESMLVASPAFLAQSPDILKPEDLAEVSCIVDTNRRLPRRWHFKRAAEKRVVHVKGRFQVNSAHAAAELACQGLGVAYIPSFAVSDALERGALVPPLPGWTGEKGMWRRSISKAVPFRARYGR; encoded by the coding sequence GTGTCCCCGCTGCTGGACGGGATTGACGACCTACTGGAAGAGGTTTCGCAAGGGTCCGAAAACCTTTCCGGCCCGCTGCGCATCACCGCGCCAGTCACTTTTGGAGAGATTTACGTGGCCGGTATGCTGGCACGTTTCGGCGCGAAGTATCCAGACGTAACCATCGACCTGCGGCTGAGCGATGCCTATGCCGACCTCGCAGCAGACGGGATCGACCTTGCCCTGCGCATCGGCCATTTTGATCTATCGTCTATGAAGGTCCGCCGTCTGACCAGCTTTGAGAGCATGCTTGTCGCCAGCCCTGCCTTTCTGGCCCAGAGCCCCGATATCTTAAAGCCGGAAGACTTGGCTGAGGTCAGCTGCATCGTCGATACGAACCGACGCTTGCCGCGCCGTTGGCATTTCAAACGGGCAGCCGAGAAACGGGTCGTGCATGTCAAAGGACGGTTTCAGGTGAACTCAGCTCATGCGGCGGCAGAGCTCGCATGCCAAGGGCTTGGGGTCGCCTATATCCCCAGCTTCGCGGTGAGTGACGCCCTTGAGCGCGGTGCGCTGGTGCCCCCTCTTCCGGGTTGGACGGGGGAAAAAGGGATGTGGCGGCGGTCTATCTCGAAGGCCGTGCCCTTCCGCGCAAGGTACGGACGCTGA
- the pcaF gene encoding 3-oxoadipyl-CoA thiolase gives MIDVYICDYIRTPIGRYGGALSSVRADDLGAVPLKALIERNPSLDPAAIDEVIFGCANQAGEDNRNVARMSLLLAGYPETVPGTTMNRLCGSGMDAVITAARAIKAGEAELIVAGGVESMSRAPFVMPKAETAFSRNNEVFDTTIGWRFVNKLMKAQYGVDSMPETAENVAEDFDVNRADQDAFALRSQQKAGAAMASGRLAQEIVPVSIPQRRGDPILVSEDEHPRPSTTLEALQKLKSFVKADGTVTAGNASGVNDGAAALILATKEAAEKHGLTPIAKVLGGATAGVAPRIMGFGPAPASKKLMARLGLKQDDFSVIELNEAFASQGLATLRDLGIPDDDPRVNPNGGAISLGHPLGMSGARITGTAMLELEPGGRSLSTMCIGVGQGIAIALEAL, from the coding sequence ATGATCGACGTCTATATCTGTGATTACATCCGCACCCCCATTGGCCGATATGGCGGGGCGCTGTCCTCTGTCCGGGCCGATGATCTGGGCGCTGTGCCCCTCAAGGCGCTGATCGAACGCAACCCCTCTTTGGACCCTGCGGCAATTGACGAAGTTATCTTTGGCTGCGCCAATCAGGCAGGCGAGGACAACCGCAACGTCGCGCGCATGTCACTGTTGCTGGCGGGCTACCCTGAGACCGTCCCCGGCACCACGATGAACCGGCTCTGCGGATCTGGTATGGACGCGGTGATCACCGCGGCGCGGGCGATCAAGGCTGGAGAGGCCGAATTGATCGTTGCGGGCGGGGTTGAGAGCATGTCGCGCGCACCCTTCGTAATGCCCAAGGCCGAGACCGCCTTTTCACGGAACAACGAAGTCTTTGACACCACCATCGGCTGGCGTTTCGTCAACAAATTGATGAAGGCGCAATACGGCGTCGATTCAATGCCTGAAACCGCGGAGAACGTGGCGGAGGATTTTGACGTTAACCGTGCAGATCAAGATGCCTTCGCCCTGCGGTCCCAGCAAAAAGCAGGTGCCGCGATGGCAAGCGGGCGTCTGGCGCAAGAGATCGTGCCTGTCTCTATCCCACAGCGCCGGGGTGATCCTATCCTTGTGTCAGAAGATGAACATCCCCGCCCTTCGACCACCTTGGAAGCGCTGCAAAAGCTTAAATCCTTTGTCAAAGCGGATGGTACGGTGACGGCGGGCAATGCCTCCGGCGTCAATGATGGTGCGGCGGCATTGATCCTCGCCACGAAAGAAGCCGCAGAGAAACATGGGCTGACCCCTATTGCCAAAGTCCTCGGCGGCGCGACGGCCGGGGTCGCACCGCGCATCATGGGCTTTGGTCCTGCGCCTGCGTCCAAAAAGCTGATGGCGCGGCTCGGGCTTAAGCAAGATGATTTCAGTGTCATCGAACTGAACGAGGCTTTCGCGTCACAGGGCCTTGCCACCTTACGTGATTTGGGCATCCCAGACGACGATCCACGGGTGAACCCCAACGGCGGCGCAATCAGTCTTGGACATCCGCTTGGCATGTCCGGCGCAAGGATCACCGGCACGGCCATGCTGGAGTTGGAACCCGGTGGAAGGTCCCTTTCTACGATGTGTATCGGTGTCGGCCAAGGGATCGCCATCGCACTGGAGGCCCTCTGA
- a CDS encoding TRAP transporter small permease → MDRLNRIVAQVFGWGAGLSMMLVFAIIFINSLRRYTVGQSFQWGEELPVYLAAYGVMFGISMAYMQDRHIRFTILIDFLSDQRKTLMFALSDLVMMVTGVLLVLSGLAFLERRGNTMSSGMFGLARWLEKSTGIEAFAALGTLGVYQFSLILGGAMITFAAVLKFVERLIALRGN, encoded by the coding sequence ATGGACAGACTGAATAGAATAGTTGCTCAAGTCTTCGGCTGGGGAGCCGGGCTTTCGATGATGCTGGTGTTTGCTATCATCTTCATCAATTCCCTACGGCGCTACACCGTGGGCCAGTCGTTCCAATGGGGCGAGGAGCTGCCGGTCTATCTAGCTGCCTATGGCGTGATGTTCGGCATCTCAATGGCCTATATGCAAGACCGCCATATCCGCTTCACGATCCTAATCGATTTTCTGAGCGACCAGCGCAAGACACTGATGTTCGCGCTCAGTGATCTTGTGATGATGGTGACCGGAGTGCTGCTGGTCCTTTCTGGTCTCGCCTTTCTCGAACGTCGCGGCAACACGATGTCCTCTGGCATGTTCGGTCTGGCACGCTGGCTGGAAAAGAGCACAGGGATCGAGGCCTTTGCCGCGCTCGGCACCCTTGGCGTCTACCAGTTTTCGCTGATCCTTGGCGGCGCAATGATCACATTTGCGGCGGTTCTGAAATTCGTCGAGCGCCTGATCGCGCTTCGGGGGAACTGA
- a CDS encoding enolase C-terminal domain-like protein: MGLKGLQDAGCELVEQPVAARYRHAMAELTKSYEIAVMADEALNGPEDALMAVRKSCADVFAVKVAQSGGLKRASEVVAIGQAAGLGLYGGTMLETGLGTAAALQLFSTIETLHWGTEFFGPLLLTDEILAEPLIYRDFCVEIPSGPGIGVTLDPDKIAAFRRCERRSMKAVAS; this comes from the coding sequence TTGGGGCTGAAGGGATTGCAGGATGCGGGCTGCGAATTGGTCGAGCAACCTGTTGCCGCACGCTATCGCCACGCGATGGCCGAACTGACCAAAAGCTATGAGATCGCCGTCATGGCTGATGAGGCCCTAAACGGCCCAGAGGACGCTTTGATGGCCGTCCGCAAGAGCTGTGCTGATGTTTTCGCCGTGAAAGTTGCTCAATCAGGCGGGCTAAAGCGTGCCTCGGAGGTCGTCGCCATCGGCCAGGCCGCAGGGCTTGGGCTTTATGGCGGCACCATGCTCGAAACTGGATTGGGAACCGCAGCCGCGCTGCAACTCTTTTCGACGATCGAGACCCTACACTGGGGTACCGAGTTTTTCGGGCCTTTGCTGCTGACGGACGAGATCCTCGCAGAACCGCTCATCTACCGAGACTTCTGTGTCGAAATCCCGTCCGGCCCGGGCATCGGCGTCACACTCGACCCTGACAAGATCGCTGCTTTCAGACGCTGTGAGCGGCGCAGCATGAAAGCCGTCGCCAGCTGA
- a CDS encoding LysR family transcriptional regulator, with product MDLFDQLRAFVATARNGSFTAAAEELGTSNRLTSKYVAELEQRLGVRLLQRTTRQVGLSPAGETLLARVPAAGRD from the coding sequence ATGGATCTGTTTGATCAATTGCGCGCCTTCGTGGCCACTGCCCGAAATGGGTCGTTCACGGCGGCTGCTGAGGAGTTAGGCACGTCCAACCGCCTGACGTCAAAATATGTGGCCGAGCTTGAACAGCGGCTCGGAGTTCGATTGCTGCAAAGGACAACGCGGCAGGTGGGTCTTTCCCCGGCGGGGGAAACCTTGCTGGCACGTGTCCCCGCTGCTGGACGGGATTGA
- a CDS encoding DoxX family protein — MTTQSNTDIAALALRLSSGVLFLAHGWMKVSLFTIPGTVAFFESLGLPGFFAYLTILAELGGGLLLIAGIAVRLISLPLIAIFDRSGHAGFGWTFLTKVVAGNSRCSGRLFKS, encoded by the coding sequence ATGACAACGCAGTCCAATACCGACATCGCCGCACTGGCGCTTCGTCTCTCCAGTGGTGTTCTTTTTCTCGCTCACGGATGGATGAAAGTGAGCCTTTTTACTATTCCCGGCACCGTTGCCTTCTTTGAAAGCCTTGGGCTTCCCGGCTTCTTTGCCTACCTGACCATCCTCGCTGAACTTGGCGGTGGACTTTTGTTGATCGCTGGTATTGCCGTGCGCCTTATTTCTTTGCCGTTGATTGCCATCTTTGATCGGTCTGGGCATGCCGGGTTCGGCTGGACCTTCTTAACGAAGGTGGTGGCTGGGAATTCCCGCTGTTCTGGGCGGTTGTTCAAGTCGTGA
- a CDS encoding IclR family transcriptional regulator domain-containing protein: protein MTNKSSSTISSLAKGLRVIECFDAQRPKLSISEVAALTGLDRATSRRCLLTLHAEGYAAYDGKFFTLTHRCLRLGTGAIGGLQLPQVVQPWLDQLTEQIGQSCSVAILDETEIVYLARASQRRVMSIGLMPGSRLPAHSTSMGRVLLGAIPEAEARRIIEASNLSPRTRFSLTDPDEIMMQVQSAGERGYAMVDQEVEISLRSLAVPVLNSKGTVVAALNTGMAATQPDPAELIESYLPALLKVQAGIARVLG from the coding sequence ATGACGAACAAATCCAGCAGTACAATCTCTTCTCTCGCCAAGGGACTTAGGGTGATCGAATGTTTCGACGCGCAGCGCCCCAAGCTGTCTATTAGCGAGGTCGCCGCGCTGACTGGGCTTGACCGTGCCACCTCACGCCGCTGCCTGTTGACGCTCCATGCCGAAGGCTACGCTGCCTATGACGGGAAGTTCTTTACTCTGACACATCGCTGCCTGCGCCTTGGCACAGGGGCCATTGGTGGTTTGCAACTGCCGCAGGTTGTGCAGCCGTGGCTGGATCAGCTGACCGAACAGATCGGCCAAAGTTGCTCGGTCGCCATCCTTGACGAGACCGAAATTGTTTATCTCGCTCGGGCATCGCAGCGGCGTGTCATGTCTATTGGTTTGATGCCTGGGTCGCGCCTTCCAGCGCATAGCACGTCTATGGGACGCGTGTTGTTGGGCGCGATACCGGAGGCGGAAGCACGCCGGATTATTGAGGCGTCGAACCTCTCTCCGCGCACCCGGTTCAGCTTGACGGATCCGGATGAGATCATGATGCAAGTGCAGTCAGCGGGGGAGCGTGGCTATGCGATGGTCGATCAGGAGGTCGAGATAAGCCTGCGATCGCTCGCGGTGCCGGTGCTCAACAGCAAGGGTACCGTGGTTGCGGCTCTTAACACCGGGATGGCGGCAACGCAGCCGGACCCGGCGGAGTTAATCGAAAGTTATCTTCCCGCGTTGCTGAAGGTGCAGGCCGGAATCGCACGTGTTCTCGGGTGA
- a CDS encoding TetR/AcrR family transcriptional regulator, with protein MTTSAKTSTSRQRTSWKQDPEAVKADILRVARAEFAAHGLSGARVQDIAEKTKTSKRMIFYYFKDKESLYREVLEQAYNDVREGERALELENLDPVEALSKLVKFTFSHHRDNEDFIRLVMIENIHRGIHLTASETIRSGNTPAVDQLKEILERGREMKLFRSDIDPLRLHWKISALCFFNVSNEPTFTRVFGDEIVSQEGQRKLKEEIVSTILNSVLTAPNPRY; from the coding sequence ATGACCACATCCGCCAAAACATCAACGAGTCGTCAGCGCACTTCATGGAAGCAAGACCCCGAAGCCGTTAAAGCGGATATCCTTCGCGTGGCACGAGCGGAGTTCGCCGCCCACGGCTTGTCAGGCGCGCGGGTGCAGGACATCGCGGAGAAGACAAAAACGTCCAAGCGGATGATTTTTTACTACTTCAAAGACAAAGAGAGCCTCTATCGCGAAGTACTCGAACAGGCCTACAACGATGTGCGAGAAGGCGAGAGGGCCCTTGAACTTGAGAACCTCGACCCTGTTGAAGCTCTCTCAAAGCTGGTCAAATTTACCTTTTCACACCACCGCGACAACGAAGATTTCATCCGCTTGGTGATGATTGAGAACATTCATCGAGGCATACATCTGACCGCCTCGGAAACCATTCGATCAGGCAACACGCCGGCGGTTGATCAGTTAAAAGAAATCCTCGAGCGTGGACGCGAGATGAAGCTGTTTCGCTCGGATATCGATCCCCTTCGACTACATTGGAAAATAAGCGCCCTGTGCTTTTTTAACGTGTCCAACGAACCTACCTTCACCCGGGTTTTTGGGGATGAGATCGTCTCCCAAGAGGGGCAAAGAAAGCTCAAGGAAGAGATCGTCAGTACGATCTTAAATTCGGTTTTGACGGCGCCAAATCCGCGCTATTGA
- a CDS encoding 3-oxoacid CoA-transferase subunit B, with amino-acid sequence MQDKLSNAQIAWRAAQDIEDGSYVNLGIGFPEMIAKFQPEGRDVTYHTENGVLGFGQAPKEGEEDWDLINAGKKPITLKPGAAFFHHADSFAMVRGGHLDLAVLGAYQVAQNGDLANWRVGTKGVPAVGGAMDLVHGAKRVAVVTDHVTKDGGPKLVERCTFPLTGLGCVTQVYTSLAVIDIKGGRFILREKVPGLSMDALQAVTGATLHIEGDVADLIVPEELA; translated from the coding sequence ATGCAAGACAAGCTCTCGAACGCACAGATCGCATGGCGCGCGGCGCAGGACATTGAAGACGGGTCTTACGTCAACCTCGGCATCGGCTTCCCCGAAATGATCGCCAAATTCCAGCCCGAGGGCCGCGACGTGACCTATCACACCGAAAACGGGGTTTTGGGTTTCGGTCAGGCCCCGAAAGAGGGTGAAGAGGATTGGGATCTGATCAACGCTGGCAAGAAGCCGATCACGCTCAAGCCCGGTGCCGCGTTTTTCCACCACGCCGACAGTTTCGCGATGGTCCGCGGCGGGCATCTCGATCTCGCCGTGCTGGGGGCCTATCAGGTAGCTCAGAATGGCGATCTGGCGAATTGGCGCGTCGGCACCAAGGGCGTGCCTGCCGTGGGCGGCGCGATGGATCTTGTGCATGGTGCCAAACGGGTGGCCGTGGTCACCGATCATGTCACCAAGGATGGCGGCCCGAAACTGGTCGAACGCTGCACCTTCCCGCTCACTGGCTTGGGATGTGTCACCCAAGTCTATACCTCGCTCGCGGTGATCGACATCAAGGGCGGCAGGTTCATCCTGCGGGAGAAAGTGCCGGGGCTCAGCATGGACGCTCTACAGGCCGTCACCGGGGCCACGTTGCACATTGAAGGCGATGTTGCCGATCTTATCGTACCGGAGGAACTGGCATGA
- a CDS encoding DctP family TRAP transporter solute-binding subunit, translated as MRFNFTTLTTATALALGLAAAGAQAQTLRIAHVDPDEWTGSKKGAAAQIFRNIVEGETDLEVEIFPAGALGNEDELVGQVQEGLLQMAIVSGAMSKACPAASVLDIPYTFSSATVAWEVLDGEFGEALSEHCLEQTGMRTLAYGETGFRNFTNNVREIRTPADMEGLKFRVQPIPLYLEMVSGLGGEPTPIAWTELPNALSTGVVDGQENPVGVIYNNGLHQLQKYMTLDGHVYAADFIVVSDEFFQTLTAPQQDVVTRAAIVAGNMGRSIQQWTTAQGVLSVQEEGMQVYSPTAEELAMFAEKAQPAVVEFLRGELGENATWIDELQSAVAATQ; from the coding sequence ATGCGTTTCAATTTTACCACCCTTACCACGGCCACGGCGCTCGCCCTTGGCCTTGCCGCCGCCGGCGCACAGGCTCAGACCCTGCGCATTGCCCATGTTGATCCCGATGAGTGGACCGGCTCCAAGAAAGGCGCAGCGGCCCAGATTTTCCGCAACATCGTCGAAGGCGAGACTGATCTGGAAGTTGAAATCTTCCCGGCGGGTGCTTTGGGTAACGAAGACGAACTGGTCGGTCAGGTTCAGGAAGGCCTTCTGCAAATGGCCATCGTATCGGGGGCCATGTCCAAAGCCTGCCCCGCGGCCTCGGTTCTCGACATCCCCTACACGTTCTCTTCTGCAACCGTCGCTTGGGAGGTGCTTGACGGGGAATTCGGTGAAGCACTGTCTGAGCACTGTCTTGAGCAGACCGGCATGCGGACCTTGGCCTATGGTGAAACCGGCTTTCGCAATTTTACCAACAACGTGCGCGAAATCCGTACCCCAGCCGATATGGAAGGCTTGAAATTTCGGGTACAACCGATCCCACTCTATCTTGAGATGGTCAGCGGCTTGGGCGGCGAACCGACCCCGATCGCATGGACGGAACTGCCGAATGCGTTGTCCACCGGTGTGGTTGACGGGCAAGAGAACCCGGTCGGCGTCATCTACAATAACGGTCTGCATCAGTTGCAGAAATACATGACTCTTGATGGTCACGTTTACGCGGCAGACTTTATCGTCGTCAGCGATGAATTCTTCCAGACCCTGACCGCCCCCCAGCAAGACGTCGTGACCCGCGCCGCCATCGTGGCCGGCAATATGGGCCGCTCAATCCAGCAATGGACAACGGCGCAGGGCGTGCTTTCGGTTCAGGAAGAAGGCATGCAGGTCTATTCGCCCACCGCAGAAGAACTGGCCATGTTTGCCGAGAAAGCGCAGCCAGCAGTGGTTGAGTTCCTGCGCGGCGAATTGGGCGAGAACGCCACTTGGATCGATGAGCTCCAATCGGCAGTGGCAGCAACACAATAA
- a CDS encoding enolase C-terminal domain-like protein has protein sequence MLGRKADDVNGAIQLIDKLVKDNRSPKPRSKSRCGRAGQTVAWTLASGNSDTDIAEAQEMIETRRHNIFKLKIGKRSVQEDVAHVARIKQAVGDAASVRVDVNTAWSLQEARWG, from the coding sequence TTGCTGGGGCGTAAGGCTGACGATGTGAACGGGGCGATCCAGTTGATCGACAAGCTGGTGAAGGACAACCGATCGCCAAAGCCGCGGTCGAAATCGCGCTGTGGACGGGCTGGGCAAACGGTCGCTTGGACCTTGGCTTCTGGCAATTCCGATACGGATATCGCCGAAGCGCAGGAAATGATCGAAACCCGGCGCCACAACATCTTTAAGCTGAAAATTGGCAAACGGTCCGTGCAGGAGGATGTCGCGCATGTAGCGCGGATCAAACAGGCCGTAGGTGACGCGGCAAGCGTACGGGTGGACGTCAACACGGCTTGGTCGTTGCAAGAGGCGCGTTGGGGCTGA
- a CDS encoding shikimate dehydrogenase, with protein sequence MSSQIKKQTKHSQDDGSADLLIGLVGRGIQQSRTPRMHMAEGAAQGHRILYQILDADAFPRGEAPLEKIVGAAELCGFAGLNVTFPYKIDVMAFLDELSPNARAIGAVNTVVFRNGRRIGHNTDKWGFEEGFRRNLPDAKMGHVLQIGAGGAGVAVAHALLSLGAARLTITDTNAARAAALVTQLSQNAGAAQVDAIGLDQLSEIAPTGVVNATPMGMAKLPGSAYPVELLHPDLWVADIVYFPLETELLAAARAAGCRVLLGSGMAVYQAVRAYELFTGRKPDPMRMKATFDSFIS encoded by the coding sequence ATGTCGTCGCAGATCAAAAAGCAGACCAAGCACTCGCAAGACGACGGATCTGCCGATTTGTTGATCGGACTGGTGGGCCGAGGCATTCAACAGTCCCGCACTCCAAGGATGCACATGGCCGAGGGAGCTGCCCAAGGGCATCGCATTCTCTACCAAATTCTTGATGCCGATGCTTTTCCGCGAGGGGAGGCACCGCTGGAAAAAATCGTCGGCGCCGCTGAGCTTTGCGGCTTTGCCGGGTTGAACGTGACCTTTCCTTATAAAATCGACGTCATGGCCTTCTTGGACGAGTTATCTCCGAACGCCCGCGCTATTGGGGCAGTCAACACCGTGGTCTTTCGCAACGGGCGTCGCATAGGTCACAACACTGACAAATGGGGGTTCGAAGAAGGCTTCCGTCGGAACTTGCCGGACGCGAAGATGGGCCATGTTCTGCAAATTGGCGCGGGCGGCGCAGGGGTTGCTGTCGCTCATGCGCTCCTGTCCCTTGGCGCCGCTCGCTTGACGATCACTGACACGAACGCGGCGCGCGCCGCAGCTTTGGTAACGCAGCTTTCCCAAAATGCTGGTGCCGCGCAGGTCGATGCCATCGGTCTCGACCAACTATCGGAGATAGCTCCTACAGGTGTCGTAAACGCGACCCCCATGGGGATGGCGAAGCTGCCGGGCTCGGCCTACCCGGTCGAATTGCTGCATCCCGATTTATGGGTCGCCGATATTGTCTATTTCCCGCTTGAAACCGAGCTGCTTGCCGCCGCGCGCGCGGCGGGATGCCGGGTTTTGCTGGGCTCCGGAATGGCCGTCTATCAGGCCGTGCGGGCCTATGAACTCTTTACCGGGCGCAAGCCCGACCCGATGCGGATGAAAGCTACATTCGACTCTTTCATCTCATGA